AATCTTTGCATTGTTGAGCAGCTCAGTGCTTTGCGAGTCTTGGTTTTTTATCAGAACCTCTGTATTGGAGCGACTGAGAAAGGGCGCAGGTGCTTTTCTGCAGATCTCTGCTCCTACTTTCGGCGTGTTCCGTCTTGCTTGTTCGCAAGGTGCTGCCATAACCTTTTTTGAGCGGCGTTCGGCCAGATGTCGATCACGCTCCACGCATGCGCTGCAAGTTGAAGATGAACGAATGCTCAGACACCGATGGGTTCCGATCCAGGCTCAATGGCAAACGCCAGCAAGTGGCAAGCTGCCACCGCATGATCGAACAGATGATCGAAATCTACGACGAGGCGGCTGAGGCGGCCACCCGGCGTGACCACCTGCTCGGGATTCGTCAGGCTGACGTCGACTACCTCTGGCAGGAAATCGCGAAGTTGCAGCAGGGACTGCAGGATACCGTAGCGGTCAAGGATCAGCTCGAGCAACACGTTTCGGTTTTAAAATCCCATGTGCAGCAGTTGCGCCATGCGGCTTTACAGGCAGGGGTTTCTCCTGATCAATTGCCGACATTGCCGGAGCTGCGATCTGCGGCAGCTCCCAAAGTCCGCCGTTTTTCCGGCAGGGGTGTTCCGGAAAAAACACCAGTGGAACGAAATTTTTTCTGCGGATTGGATACTCCAAAATCCGGACTGCGCTTGAGTGGCTCGGATTCACTGCATTTGGGTGGATGGTGCTGTGATGCCAAGGGAAGAGCCCCCCGGCGTGTATGGGTGGCGGTGGATCATCGCAAGGTTCCATGCTCGCTGGGTTGGGAGCGCCTGGATGTGGTTCGGGAGTTTGCACCTGAGCTTCGGGTGGAACCCCACTGTGGTTTCAATGTGGAGTTGGAACTGAGAACCGGACCCAATTTTCTGCGGATTTGGGCTGAGTTTGAGAGCGGGGCGCGCCATTGCCTGATGCACCGTACCCTCGTGTGTGCCGGAACCGCTGCATCGACTACCGGTCAACTGGATCAGGCCTATGACGTGTGGGTGCAGCAATTTGATACACCCACTGCATTGCAGGAGCGGGAAATTGCCGAAGCCATTGCAGTGATGCAGGATGCCCCGCTGATCTCGGTGCTGCTGCCCACCTACAATACCCCGGAGAGGTGGCTTGCGGAGGTGATTGAATCCGTGCGTCGGCAGAGCTATCCGCACTGGCAGCTCTGCATCGCCGATGATGCTTCTCCACAGCCTCACGTTCGTGCCATGCTGGAGCACTACGCACAGCTCGATGCACGCATCTGTACAGTTTTTCGCGAGCAAAATGGTCACATCTCCGCAGCAACCAACAGCGCACTCGAAATTGCCGAGGGAACATTCTGCGCGCTGCTGGATCACGATGATGTCTTGCCAGCTCACGCACTATACCACGTTGCGGTTGCGATACAGTCAAATCCCGGAGTGAACCTGATCTATTCCGATGAGGATAAGATCGATGAACAGGGCAATCGCTTTGATCCCTACTTCAAATCGGACTGGAATCCGGAATTGTTTCTCTCCCACAACTGCATTTCCCACCTCGGTGTTTACCGCAGCTCTGTCCTGCGGGAGATCGGTGGCTTTGATGAAACCCTGTCGGGATCGCAGGACTGGGATCTTGCCC
The sequence above is a segment of the Puniceicoccaceae bacterium genome. Coding sequences within it:
- a CDS encoding glycosyltransferase, producing MNECSDTDGFRSRLNGKRQQVASCHRMIEQMIEIYDEAAEAATRRDHLLGIRQADVDYLWQEIAKLQQGLQDTVAVKDQLEQHVSVLKSHVQQLRHAALQAGVSPDQLPTLPELRSAAAPKVRRFSGRGVPEKTPVERNFFCGLDTPKSGLRLSGSDSLHLGGWCCDAKGRAPRRVWVAVDHRKVPCSLGWERLDVVREFAPELRVEPHCGFNVELELRTGPNFLRIWAEFESGARHCLMHRTLVCAGTAASTTGQLDQAYDVWVQQFDTPTALQEREIAEAIAVMQDAPLISVLLPTYNTPERWLAEVIESVRRQSYPHWQLCIADDASPQPHVRAMLEHYAQLDARICTVFREQNGHISAATNSALEIAEGTFCALLDHDDVLPAHALYHVAVAIQSNPGVNLIYSDEDKIDEQGNRFDPYFKSDWNPELFLSHNCISHLGVYRSSVLREIGGFDETLSGSQDWDLALRFVAHVEEQGILHIPRILYHWRYLDSSTSKSIESKPYAVTAGKRAIENYLSARNDRSLVHPGTWSGSFRVQPALDFLPTVSIILLDLDAEQTRHCLESLRSLTHPAFLEFVIVDDGAALKSREWSEFRANQIHRVGGLNRENHARSYNHGARMALGEILVLLSADVRPQHEDWLYELCAQVNRQGAGVAGPWLQYADATTFSGGLILKSSCSGVLHAFRGLPQADIGHMGRAHLTQRYLAVAGQCLVTRRVVFEALGGLDADAYANHCWNIDYCLRVRLDAGRYTVWTPYARLITQDVISPPADAADSEFGRLAENWGAIVARDPYFNPNLDEHDTRFFLAWPPQTQHPSPATLLFATKS